The DNA sequence CAGCCATGAGCTAGTGCCGGGTACCACTGTCCAGAGTGATAGTGAGATCGATCAGTTTGTACGCAGCATGATTGGCACTGCGTTTCATCCTGCCGGTACCTGCGCCATGGGCTTGGGTGCCGACGCGGTAGTGGATGCCGGACTGAGTGTGCATGGCATCGAAGGGTTGCGGGTGGCCGACGCGTCGGTAATGCCACGCATTGTGGGCGGCAATACCAATGCGCCAGTGATCATGATCGCGGAAAAGGCTGCCGACCTGATCTTGTGCAAACCAGTAAGTAGCGTATCGAAGCCTGAATTAATTACCTCACCAATGGGAATGAACCAATGAAGTATTTGAAAGAGTGCTGGTACATGGTCGGATGGGCAGACGATTTTGCTCCGGAGACGCTCGTGCCGTTCACCTTGTTGGGTGAGGCCGTGATTATCTTCCGCAAAAGCGATGGCTCGTTCGGTGCCCTTGAGGATCGTTGCTGTCACCGCCTGGCGCCCTTGTCCTGCGGCCGCCTCGAAGGTGATGACGTGCGTTGCATGTATCACGGTCTGAAGTTCAATGCCCAGGGCGCCTGCATCGAGATCCCCGGGCAGGATCGCATTTCGCCAAAAGTACGGGTGCGCAGTTACCTCGCGTTGGAACGCCACAGTGCGGTCTGGCTGTGGATGGGTGAGGGTGAGGCGGACGAACAGCTGATCCCTGAATTCATCGGGATCAACCATCCCGACTGGGCGATGCTGCCCGGGCAGATGGATTACCAGGCCCATTACCGGCTAATCAACAACAACCTGCTGGACCTTTCCCATTTGACCTACGTGCACAATGCGGCGGATTCGTTTGCAGCCGAAGATCAATGGGCTTTGTCAAAAATGCAGGTGCAGCAGATACCGCGCGGTGTCCGTGTCGGGCGCTGGATCGAATCTGCCCGCCGACCCGGTATCCTCGGGCAGTCGGACGAAATAACCGATCACTGGAGCACGTTTGACTTCCTCGTGCCTGGCGTTTTCCTCCTGTACATCTACGTATTCGAGGCGGGGACGGCGGCACGCTGCAATCGCCAGGAGCCGCCGGCAGACCTGCCGCCGCTGCGTAAGACCTTCACCTGCCAGGCAGTCACACCCCTCACCGAGAAGACCACGAGCTACTTCTTTGCCGTCGGCCCGAACGCTGAGAACGCCGATAAAAAACATCTGTTTCTCCAAATGACCAAAAATGCTTTTGCCGAGGACCAGCAGATCATCGAGGCGCAGCAAAAGTGCATTGATCGTTCGCCGGGGGTTGCCGTGATACCGCTGGCGATGGACCAGGCCGTCATGGCCTTCAATCGCATGTTTGATGAGCTGATCGCCGCGCAGGCAGGTCAGGGCAGTCATCTCAACTTTAAGGAGGTCGTGACCGATGCAGTGCATCAATAAGTGGATACCCAGCTTTGATGGCTGCTTGATTCATTGCCAAGTGGAGGGCAACTTCGACGCGCCAGCAGTGCTGCTAAGCCACCCTCTAGGCTGTGATCTGAGCTTCTGGGATGAACTTGCGGCAGCACTTGCGGAGCATTTCAAAGTCATTCGCTATGACAGTCGCGGTCATGGTCGCTCCGACAGTCCCGAAACCGAATTCGGCGTCGACACATTAGGCCGTGATGCTCTGGCAGTGCTCGCTGCACTCGAGGTGAATCGTACTCATTTTGTCGGGCTATCCCAGGGCGGGATGTGCGGGTTATGGCTGGCGGCTGAAATGCCCGGGCTGATTGAGCGGCTGGTGGTTGCCAACAGCGCAGCATTTATTCCCAGAAAGGAGGGGTTTGCGGCACTGGCTGAAAAGGCTCGGGAAGAGGGGCTGGCCGAGATTGCACGGACAATGATCCATGGCTGGCTCAGTGATGATTTCAAGGCCCGCGAACCGCATTTGACCAACAACCTGGTGGCGCGGATGGCCTCGATGTCCGTGCAGGGGTTCATCGCCAATCTTGCCGTTTTGAGGGATGTCGATCTGCGCCAGTCACTCGGTGCAATTGAGCTCCCGGTGCTGGTGATCTGCGGAGCAGATGAGCCGCCACCACTGCAGATGGCCGCGCAGGGAATCGCGTCGGCCGTGAGCGGTTCTACGTTAATCACGTTACAAGGCGTGGCTCATCTCAGCAGCCTTGAAAATCCGACCCTGTTCAATGAGCGGGTACTGCACTTCCTGTCGGAGCCGGACAGGAGCTGACGAATTCATCATTTACTCATGAGAGGCCTGCCGTGAACTACCCCGAGATCAAGATGTACATCGATGGCCAATGGATTGCTGCCGACGGCCGCGATACCCAGCCGGTCATCAACCCCGCCACTGGCGCAATCATCGGCCAGGTGCCATTGGCTACAGCTGACGACCTTGACCGTGCGCTAGAGTCTGCACAGCGTGGATTTGCGCTGTGGCGGGCCACGCCAGCGCTGGAGCGGGCGCGAGTGCTACGCCGCGCTGCGGACTGGTTGCTGGCGCGGCGCGATGAGATCGCCGCCATTGCTACTTTCGAGCAGGGCAAGCCCTTGGGAGAAACCCGCATTGAGCTGCAAGCCGCCGCCGAATGCCTGGAGTGGTATGGCGAAGAGGGGCGACGTGCGTATGGACGGGTGATTCCGCGTCAACCCGGTTCGCGCACAATGGTCGTCAAGGAACCCGTGGGCCCCGTGGCAGCGTTCGCGCCCTGGAATTTTCCGTTGGGCAACCCGGCGCGCAAGCTGGGCGCGCCGATCGGTGCCGGTTGTTCGGTCATTCTCAAACCGCCAGAAGAAGCACCGGCCTCGGCGATGCTGATCGCTCAAGCCTTGATCGAGTCTGGATTGCCGGCAGGCGTCATGAACATTGTCTACGGGGTACCGGACCAGGTCTCGCGGCACCTGCTGGCATCTCCCATCATCCGCAAGCTGTCGTTCACCGGCTCGACTGCGGTCGGCAGGCACCTGATGAAACTGGCGGCCGACGGTGGCCAGCGTACGACCATGGAACTGGGAGGGCACGCCCCCGTTCTGGTGTTCGATGACGCCGATCTGGATCAGGCGCTGAACCTGATGGTGGGCAGCAAGTATCGCAATGCCGGTCAGGTGTGCATCTCGCCGACCCGATTTTATGTCCAGGAAAACGTCTACTCGCGCTTTCTTGAAGAGTTTACCTTGCGTGCCCGCGCCGTGACGGTCGGTAACGGCCTGCAAGCAAGTACACGCATGGGGCCGCTGGCCCACGAGCGGCGTGTCGAAGCGATACAGGCACTGGTTGAGGACGCCCGTCGCCAAGGCGGGCAGATTCACACTGGCGGTCATCCTATCGCGCTCGATGGAGGGTACTTCTTCGAGCCCACGGTGATTAGCCAATTGCCCCTTAGTGCACGGGTCATGAATGAGGAACCCTTCGGTCCGCTGGCACTGATACAGCCGTTCAGGACTTTTGATGAGGTCATCGAACAGGCCAACAGACTGCCTTTTGGCCTGGCCGCCTATGCCTTTACCCAATCGGCGAAAACCGCACTTCTCGTGGGCGATGCGTTGGAGGCAGGGATGGTCGGCATCAACACGACGGCTGTAGGCTCGGCCGATGCCCCGTTCTGCGGGATCAAGGATAGCGGCCATGGTGCTGAAAACGCCATCGAAGGACTTGAAGCCTGCCTGACCATTAAGCAGATCAGCCAAGGCTGAACCCGGGAGGGATCATGCATCATTGCCAATTGTTGATAGATAATAATCCGACTGCAGCCAGTCAGCAGCGAACATTCGAGCGCCTGAACCCACTGACCGCCGAGGTGGCCACCTGCGCCGCCGCCGCAAGCCCTGACGATGCGCGGCGCGCGGTCGACGCCGCCGCACAGGCGTTTCTCGGCTGGAGCGAGACAGGGCCGAATGCCCGGCGCACATTGCTGCTTCGGGCAGCGGATTGCCTGCAAGCCAAGGAGCCGCAATTTGTAACGGCC is a window from the Pseudomonas sp. LS1212 genome containing:
- a CDS encoding aromatic ring-hydroxylating dioxygenase subunit alpha; its protein translation is MKYLKECWYMVGWADDFAPETLVPFTLLGEAVIIFRKSDGSFGALEDRCCHRLAPLSCGRLEGDDVRCMYHGLKFNAQGACIEIPGQDRISPKVRVRSYLALERHSAVWLWMGEGEADEQLIPEFIGINHPDWAMLPGQMDYQAHYRLINNNLLDLSHLTYVHNAADSFAAEDQWALSKMQVQQIPRGVRVGRWIESARRPGILGQSDEITDHWSTFDFLVPGVFLLYIYVFEAGTAARCNRQEPPADLPPLRKTFTCQAVTPLTEKTTSYFFAVGPNAENADKKHLFLQMTKNAFAEDQQIIEAQQKCIDRSPGVAVIPLAMDQAVMAFNRMFDELIAAQAGQGSHLNFKEVVTDAVHQ
- a CDS encoding alpha/beta fold hydrolase; the encoded protein is MQCINKWIPSFDGCLIHCQVEGNFDAPAVLLSHPLGCDLSFWDELAAALAEHFKVIRYDSRGHGRSDSPETEFGVDTLGRDALAVLAALEVNRTHFVGLSQGGMCGLWLAAEMPGLIERLVVANSAAFIPRKEGFAALAEKAREEGLAEIARTMIHGWLSDDFKAREPHLTNNLVARMASMSVQGFIANLAVLRDVDLRQSLGAIELPVLVICGADEPPPLQMAAQGIASAVSGSTLITLQGVAHLSSLENPTLFNERVLHFLSEPDRS
- a CDS encoding NAD-dependent succinate-semialdehyde dehydrogenase; its protein translation is MYIDGQWIAADGRDTQPVINPATGAIIGQVPLATADDLDRALESAQRGFALWRATPALERARVLRRAADWLLARRDEIAAIATFEQGKPLGETRIELQAAAECLEWYGEEGRRAYGRVIPRQPGSRTMVVKEPVGPVAAFAPWNFPLGNPARKLGAPIGAGCSVILKPPEEAPASAMLIAQALIESGLPAGVMNIVYGVPDQVSRHLLASPIIRKLSFTGSTAVGRHLMKLAADGGQRTTMELGGHAPVLVFDDADLDQALNLMVGSKYRNAGQVCISPTRFYVQENVYSRFLEEFTLRARAVTVGNGLQASTRMGPLAHERRVEAIQALVEDARRQGGQIHTGGHPIALDGGYFFEPTVISQLPLSARVMNEEPFGPLALIQPFRTFDEVIEQANRLPFGLAAYAFTQSAKTALLVGDALEAGMVGINTTAVGSADAPFCGIKDSGHGAENAIEGLEACLTIKQISQG